The DNA segment TCTTTTAAGACCCAAATTTAGCTTTGAAGAAAAATACGTTGATGCCCTTTTAACTTTTTTTGATGCTGAAGGCATGAAAGTAACCTCTACTCCTGTTAATTATCCACATGTAGATAAAGATGATATTCCATTTATTGAGGTTGCTATAACTGGAAAGGTAGAGGCATTAATTACAGGTAATAAACGCCATTTCAAAGGGGAATATACAAGAACACTTAAAATCATGACCCCTGACGAATTTCTGAAGTTCTGGGGACAGAGGAAGAGGGAGATAAAATCTTTAGGACGAAGAAAGCGTCCTTCTCCGAGATTGATAAGCAGTTAAAGCTTACAAAAGCAAAGTTTCTCGGAGGGAAAAGAGAGAGGTTTCGGCTGTGAAGACATGGACACATCCAGCCTTGAAAGGAAATACCCTTAGAAAGAAATGTCCTGACCTAACAAGTTGCTATAATTTCCTTGTATGCCGAGACCATCTCCCTTGCGACCTCTTCCTTAAGAAGGCCGTTCATCGATTCGGTCTCGAAGAACCTCTTCGGGAAGTAGACCTCATCAGCCCTGAATCCCATCTCCTTCTTGAGCTTGAGTTTTAGCCTGAAGACCCTTTCTGCCATCTCGCCGAGTTCCTCAAGACTCCTCTCTATCCCGATTGAGGCGAGTGCCTCCTGGATGAGTTCTCTGTTGTAGATACTCCTTGCGAACATACAGACCCCTGCGA comes from the Nitrospirota bacterium genome and includes:
- a CDS encoding putative toxin-antitoxin system toxin component, PIN family, producing the protein MDTNVLISALITPFGNAARILDMVLGGELQLLYDDRILTEYREVLLRPKFSFEEKYVDALLTFFDAEGMKVTSTPVNYPHVDKDDIPFIEVAITGKVEALITGNKRHFKGEYTRTLKIMTPDEFLKFWGQRKREIKSLGRRKRPSPRLISS